The following are encoded together in the Candidatus Eremiobacteraceae bacterium genome:
- the msrB gene encoding peptide-methionine (R)-S-oxide reductase MsrB, which yields MPPEIKKSEDEWKRELTPEQYRILREAGTEAPFTGKLLHNKADGTYACAACGAPLFAAKTKFDSGSGWPSFFEPLSKDAVELRADDSHGMVRTEVRCARCGSHLGHLFDDGPQPTGQRFCMNSVSLAFKEKN from the coding sequence ATGCCGCCGGAGATCAAGAAGTCCGAAGACGAGTGGAAACGCGAGCTCACGCCGGAGCAGTATCGCATACTGCGTGAGGCCGGCACGGAAGCGCCGTTCACCGGAAAGCTGCTGCACAATAAAGCGGACGGAACCTATGCATGTGCCGCGTGCGGTGCGCCGCTCTTCGCCGCCAAGACGAAGTTCGACTCAGGTTCCGGCTGGCCCAGTTTCTTCGAGCCGCTTTCCAAGGACGCCGTCGAGCTGCGCGCCGATGATAGTCACGGCATGGTCCGCACGGAAGTGCGCTGTGCGCGCTGTGGATCGCACCTCGGTCATCTTTTCGATGACGGTCCGCAGCCGACCGGCCAGCGATTTTGCATGAACTCCGTCTCGCTTGCGTTTAAAGAAAAGAACTAG
- a CDS encoding TetR/AcrR family transcriptional regulator, translated as MARTADKAHRTKLLEDIADYMLGHGYANLSLRPLAKAVRSSPRVLLYYFGSKENLAALALGVARDRQRAHFARLREQEFETCSGLSRAIWSTMRAPAVRPLFRLFFEVYGLALQDRRGYAAFLRSAVFDWLRFIEEPYIRRGTPRKVARAIATALLAGFRGFMLDLCGSGDTARIDRAVELWIETLNAPPFQPQYT; from the coding sequence GTGGCCAGAACGGCGGATAAAGCGCATCGCACCAAGCTGCTTGAGGATATAGCCGACTACATGCTTGGCCACGGATATGCGAATCTCTCGCTGCGCCCGCTTGCTAAGGCGGTGCGCTCGAGCCCGCGAGTCCTGCTCTATTATTTCGGGTCAAAAGAGAATCTCGCGGCGCTCGCCCTTGGCGTCGCACGCGACCGCCAGCGCGCGCACTTCGCACGGCTTCGCGAACAAGAATTCGAAACGTGCTCGGGGTTGTCGCGAGCGATCTGGTCGACGATGCGCGCACCCGCGGTAAGACCTCTCTTCCGGTTGTTCTTCGAAGTCTACGGTCTCGCGCTCCAAGACCGGCGCGGCTACGCCGCATTTTTGCGTTCCGCAGTCTTCGATTGGTTGCGATTCATCGAAGAGCCGTACATCCGGCGAGGCACGCCGCGCAAGGTCGCACGCGCGATCGCGACCGCGCTGCTCGCCGGTTTCCGTGGATTCATGCTCGATCTGTGCGGCAGCGGCGACACAGCGCGCATCGACCGCGCCGTCGAGCTGTGGATCGAGACGCTGAATGCGCCGCCGTTCCAGCCACAATATACTTGA
- a CDS encoding molybdopterin-dependent oxidoreductase, with the protein MRRRTFLTGVGATIGGLALSRPAIAAASGAETVELPFTNGARSLAAYPQKRPLIVLTSRPVQLETPFAVFDESLLTPNDAFFVRWHLAGVPTSVDPAQYALTVRGLVDKPATISLAELRTGFAPAEVTAVCECAGNSRGFFQPRVAGGQWANGAMGNARWRGARLKDVLARAGVAGTAKTVRFSGMDRPVLAGTPSFKKSLDVDIADGDDVLLAYEMNGEPLPLLNGFPVRLVVPGWYATYWVKMLNDIEVRDAPDDNFWMTTAYRVPAAPCGCQEPGTKVPTVPISKLTVRSFITNLVPGASVDRQGQVAVRGIAFDSGSGIAKVMFSSDNGASWSQAALGADEGRYGFREWSASFSSEPGKRYALQCAATSVDGSTQPSAATWNASGYMRNAVETLDVAAAS; encoded by the coding sequence ATGCGTCGTAGAACGTTTCTCACGGGTGTGGGCGCGACGATCGGGGGGCTTGCGCTCAGCAGGCCGGCAATCGCAGCGGCTTCGGGCGCAGAGACGGTCGAACTTCCCTTTACCAACGGCGCGCGTTCGCTCGCGGCGTATCCGCAAAAACGGCCGTTGATCGTTTTGACATCGCGACCGGTCCAACTCGAGACGCCGTTTGCGGTCTTCGACGAAAGCCTCCTCACGCCCAACGACGCATTTTTTGTCCGTTGGCATCTCGCCGGTGTTCCCACATCCGTAGATCCGGCGCAGTATGCGTTGACCGTGCGTGGGCTCGTCGATAAGCCGGCGACGATATCGCTCGCCGAACTGCGAACCGGCTTCGCGCCGGCCGAGGTCACGGCGGTCTGCGAGTGCGCGGGCAACAGCCGCGGATTCTTCCAACCGCGCGTTGCCGGCGGACAATGGGCAAACGGGGCGATGGGAAACGCCCGCTGGCGCGGCGCTCGGCTCAAAGACGTGCTCGCGCGCGCAGGCGTCGCGGGGACAGCAAAAACGGTCCGCTTCAGCGGTATGGACAGGCCTGTGTTGGCGGGTACGCCGAGTTTCAAGAAATCACTGGACGTCGATATCGCCGACGGTGACGACGTATTGCTCGCGTATGAGATGAACGGCGAGCCCTTACCGCTGCTCAATGGGTTTCCGGTCCGGCTCGTGGTGCCGGGCTGGTATGCGACGTATTGGGTGAAGATGCTGAACGACATCGAAGTCCGCGACGCGCCGGATGACAATTTCTGGATGACCACTGCCTATCGCGTTCCGGCCGCGCCTTGCGGTTGCCAGGAGCCGGGCACGAAAGTGCCGACCGTACCGATCTCAAAACTTACGGTAAGGTCTTTCATCACAAACCTCGTGCCGGGTGCTTCTGTCGACCGCCAAGGACAGGTCGCGGTCCGTGGCATCGCTTTCGATAGCGGCAGCGGCATCGCGAAGGTGATGTTCAGCAGCGATAACGGCGCCTCGTGGAGTCAAGCGGCGCTCGGCGCCGATGAAGGGCGTTATGGTTTTCGCGAGTGGTCGGCGTCGTTCTCGTCTGAACCGGGCAAACGCTACGCGCTGCAATGCGCGGCGACGAGTGTCGACGGATCGACGCAGCCGTCCGCCGCGACGTGGAACGCATCCGGTTACATGCGCAACGCGGTCGAAACGCTCGATGTGGCAGCCGCCTCATGA